A portion of the Candidatus Schekmanbacteria bacterium genome contains these proteins:
- a CDS encoding SDR family oxidoreductase has translation MNEKETNNVPGGDKPIRVLVAGATGYLGSLIVESCKLQGFWVRALARDVKRLKVRALCDDVFVGEATKNETLEGLCDGIDVVFSSVGFMTFAKKPSIWEVDYEANMNILKRAKAAGVKHFIYTSTVGCNEMAKNVKIAQAKQAIGKELEKSGMRWTVMEPTGFFDDMRKLYDSVMQRGTAFVFGNGQTKLNPIHGVDLANGSVQAIKDESMWNKYVPIGGPEVFTHAQIAKMIFDIQSKPPKIKHIPIWLLKVISVIARPINKNLADMLWFFIAIGSIPDLSAPLYGDHHLKDFFMQIHNGAKEA, from the coding sequence ATGAATGAAAAAGAAACAAACAACGTACCGGGCGGGGACAAGCCCATCAGAGTTCTTGTTGCAGGAGCTACGGGTTATCTTGGAAGCCTCATTGTTGAATCCTGCAAGCTGCAGGGATTTTGGGTGCGCGCTCTTGCAAGAGATGTAAAACGCCTCAAGGTGAGGGCTCTCTGCGATGATGTCTTTGTTGGTGAAGCTACCAAGAATGAAACCCTTGAAGGTCTCTGTGATGGGATAGATGTTGTTTTTTCATCAGTGGGTTTTATGACATTTGCGAAAAAGCCAAGCATCTGGGAGGTTGACTACGAAGCAAACATGAACATCCTCAAAAGGGCAAAAGCTGCCGGGGTAAAACATTTCATCTATACATCAACAGTTGGCTGCAATGAGATGGCGAAGAACGTAAAAATTGCCCAGGCAAAGCAGGCTATTGGAAAAGAACTTGAAAAATCTGGTATGCGCTGGACAGTTATGGAGCCTACCGGTTTCTTCGATGACATGCGCAAACTTTATGACAGCGTGATGCAGCGCGGCACTGCTTTTGTTTTTGGCAATGGCCAGACAAAGCTTAATCCAATTCACGGAGTGGATCTTGCAAATGGCTCTGTGCAGGCAATAAAAGACGAGTCCATGTGGAATAAATATGTTCCCATAGGAGGTCCTGAAGTTTTTACCCATGCGCAGATTGCAAAGATGATATTTGATATCCAGTCGAAGCCGCCTAAAATAAAGCACATTCCTATATGGCTTCTTAAGGTGATTTCCGTTATTGCCAGACCCATTAATAAAAATCTTGCCGACATGCTCTGGTTCTTCATTGCTATCGGTTCAATCCCGGATCTATCAGCGCCTCTCTATGGTGACCACCATCTGAAGGATTTCTTCATGCAAATCCATAACGGAGCAAAAGAAGCATAG
- a CDS encoding aldo/keto reductase, with protein sequence MKYKTLGNSGLHVSAIGLGTWAIGGMFWGKSDDKQSIGAITASIEAGINLIDTAPAYGDGHSEIVVGKAIKGKRDKVIIATKCGIDTRKGFAFNLKPARVREEAEASLKRLGIDCIDIYQCHWPDPKTPIEETLEMMMKLKTEGKIRHIGVSNFEVPLLQEAVKAAPIVSLQSHYSLLERSIEKEIIPFCRENNIGILTYGSLASGILTGKYDKQPKFSAGDARNFFYPFYKEPLWSKAQALISELKKIADEHGKPVSHVALNWLTQKAEVSSALVGAKNKEQAINNAESCDWELGEAELKSIENAYRRIFAEG encoded by the coding sequence ATGAAATATAAAACACTTGGAAACAGCGGTCTTCATGTATCTGCGATAGGGCTCGGCACATGGGCAATCGGAGGGATGTTCTGGGGGAAATCAGATGATAAACAGTCAATAGGAGCAATTACGGCATCAATAGAGGCAGGTATCAATCTAATAGACACAGCGCCTGCCTACGGAGACGGCCACTCGGAAATAGTGGTCGGGAAGGCAATCAAAGGTAAAAGAGATAAGGTAATAATCGCAACCAAGTGCGGCATAGACACAAGAAAAGGATTTGCCTTTAACTTAAAGCCTGCAAGGGTGAGGGAGGAGGCGGAGGCATCTTTAAAACGTCTTGGAATTGACTGCATAGACATATACCAGTGCCATTGGCCGGATCCCAAAACACCGATCGAAGAAACCCTTGAAATGATGATGAAGCTCAAAACAGAAGGAAAGATCCGTCACATAGGAGTCTCAAACTTTGAAGTCCCGCTGCTTCAAGAGGCGGTCAAGGCTGCACCGATTGTAAGTCTACAGTCCCATTACTCATTGCTCGAGCGAAGCATTGAAAAGGAAATCATCCCGTTTTGCAGGGAGAACAATATAGGAATACTCACTTACGGCTCGCTTGCAAGCGGGATACTTACGGGTAAATATGACAAGCAACCAAAATTCAGTGCAGGAGATGCGAGAAACTTTTTCTATCCCTTCTACAAGGAACCCCTCTGGAGCAAAGCGCAGGCTTTAATAAGCGAGCTTAAAAAGATTGCAGATGAGCACGGTAAGCCTGTCTCTCATGTGGCATTGAACTGGCTTACCCAAAAGGCGGAAGTATCTTCAGCGCTTGTCGGGGCAAAAAACAAAGAGCAGGCGATAAACAATGCTGAAAGCTGTGATTGGGAACTTGGAGAAGCAGAGCTTAAATCAATAGAAAACGCTTACAGAAGAATATTTGCAGAGGGCTGA
- a CDS encoding aldehyde ferredoxin oxidoreductase family protein, translating to MYKGKILYVDLSSGKINEEELPEKLLRDYIGGSGVNARLFYDIVRSNPDLDPLSPQNPLIFGAGPLVGTTFPCATRYTVTSKSPLTRIFGDSNAGGFFGVRMRQAGYDHIVIKGQSEKPVSLLIERGKKPEIIDAEDIWGLDTYVSDDAIQEKYGRCESARIGVAGENLVRYASIFSGTQRVSANGRAGMGCVMGSKKLKAVIVKGNEHIPVADKKKFDELAKFYGDLWTGGPQTGANAEYGTLILIAQAGAEAAANNDQLKISPENLEKYDLGDFITKYKDGKSSCYRCPVGCSQKWKVDEGKYKGEHGDKIEFGHYVNLGPLIGVYDFPSLFHLADLVNRAGMDVTQFGWNLSMAMECFQRGIIGTEDTDGVELNWGDVELISDLILKTSKREGFGGLLAESMPDAVKRIGPDAEPYGFHTKGMTFPYRRKGMLPMALASAVGPRGADHMKGHPFSSLVNQRDMLERIFGKDVPEEAGDHKSPVAKGRVVWWHENFKMLIDSLGFCFVPVASTNIFGDPLMMFEEIGEIYEAATGIDPSHLFEAAERAYQVEKSYNVLLGLKRSDDLRKGTTRGETDQIDHPGMLDEYYFYRGCSKDGIPTKKRLEEVGLSDVAEALEKAGKISDSTCPSISDLIISQARP from the coding sequence ATGTATAAAGGCAAGATCCTCTACGTTGACCTTTCAAGCGGTAAAATAAATGAAGAAGAATTGCCGGAGAAGCTCTTGCGGGACTATATCGGCGGCTCAGGCGTGAATGCCCGCCTGTTCTATGATATAGTGCGCAGCAATCCTGACCTTGATCCTCTCTCACCTCAAAATCCTCTGATCTTCGGTGCAGGTCCTCTTGTGGGAACAACATTTCCCTGCGCAACGCGCTACACGGTTACGTCAAAAAGCCCTCTTACGCGAATCTTTGGCGACTCAAATGCGGGCGGTTTTTTTGGAGTAAGGATGAGGCAGGCAGGCTATGACCATATCGTCATCAAAGGACAGTCTGAAAAACCTGTGTCGCTTTTAATTGAAAGGGGAAAGAAACCTGAGATTATTGATGCTGAAGATATATGGGGGCTTGATACCTATGTTTCTGATGATGCTATCCAGGAAAAGTACGGCAGGTGCGAATCAGCCCGCATAGGGGTTGCCGGAGAGAACCTTGTAAGATATGCAAGCATCTTTTCAGGCACACAAAGAGTGAGTGCAAACGGCAGGGCAGGTATGGGATGCGTGATGGGTTCAAAAAAACTAAAGGCTGTTATCGTAAAAGGGAATGAACATATACCTGTTGCGGACAAGAAAAAGTTTGATGAGCTTGCCAAATTTTACGGGGACCTATGGACGGGAGGACCGCAGACAGGTGCAAATGCAGAGTATGGAACGCTTATCCTCATAGCACAGGCTGGGGCAGAGGCAGCAGCCAATAATGATCAGCTTAAAATCAGCCCGGAAAATCTTGAGAAATACGACCTCGGTGATTTCATTACAAAATACAAAGACGGCAAATCCAGTTGTTACAGATGCCCTGTCGGATGTTCTCAGAAATGGAAGGTAGATGAAGGAAAATATAAAGGTGAGCACGGAGATAAAATTGAGTTCGGGCATTACGTTAATCTGGGGCCACTTATCGGGGTCTATGATTTCCCGTCACTCTTTCACCTTGCAGACCTTGTGAACCGCGCAGGTATGGATGTGACGCAGTTTGGCTGGAATCTCTCGATGGCAATGGAATGTTTCCAGCGCGGCATCATCGGCACTGAGGACACCGACGGAGTCGAGCTTAACTGGGGGGATGTCGAGCTCATATCAGATCTGATTTTGAAAACTTCAAAAAGGGAAGGCTTTGGAGGTCTGCTTGCAGAGAGTATGCCTGATGCCGTGAAACGGATCGGCCCGGATGCCGAGCCATATGGATTCCACACAAAGGGAATGACATTCCCTTACAGGAGAAAAGGAATGCTTCCGATGGCGCTTGCCTCTGCTGTTGGACCGCGCGGAGCTGACCATATGAAAGGGCATCCTTTCTCATCACTTGTAAACCAGCGCGATATGCTGGAGAGGATATTCGGGAAAGATGTCCCGGAGGAAGCAGGCGACCACAAGAGCCCTGTTGCCAAAGGGCGCGTTGTCTGGTGGCATGAGAATTTCAAGATGCTTATAGATTCTCTTGGATTCTGTTTCGTCCCTGTTGCTTCAACCAACATATTCGGCGATCCTCTCATGATGTTTGAAGAGATAGGGGAAATCTATGAGGCTGCCACAGGGATTGACCCTTCGCATCTTTTCGAGGCGGCTGAAAGGGCTTATCAGGTGGAAAAAAGTTATAATGTGCTCCTCGGATTAAAGAGATCTGATGACTTGCGGAAGGGAACCACGCGGGGCGAGACGGATCAGATTGACCATCCCGGTATGCTTGATGAATATTATTTTTATCGAGGTTGCTCGAAAGACGGAATCCCGACCAAGAAGAGGCTCGAAGAGGTTGGTCTTTCAGATGTCGCAGAGGCTCTCGAAAAAGCCGGAAAAATCTCCGACAGCACATGTCCATCCATAAGCGATCTTATTATTTCACAAGCTCGTCCCTGA